One Mesorhizobium sp. L-2-11 genomic region harbors:
- a CDS encoding flavin reductase family protein, whose amino-acid sequence MFYEPSKGHGLPHDPSKAIVAPRPIGWISTVNKAGEVNLAPYSFFNAFSTRPFIVWFSSEGEKDSATFAEETGEFVANLVSRDLAEKMVRTAVDAPRGVTEFDYADLTMAPSRLVAPPRVAAAPAALECRVTEILRPKALDGTLTSAVVVAGEVVGVHIDDAFLKDGMFDIVKAGNVGRLGYMDYASVSEIFSMSRPRWRKD is encoded by the coding sequence TACGAGCCGTCTAAAGGTCACGGGCTGCCGCATGACCCGTCCAAGGCGATCGTGGCACCACGGCCGATCGGCTGGATCTCGACGGTGAACAAGGCTGGCGAGGTCAACCTCGCCCCCTATTCCTTCTTCAATGCGTTTTCGACGCGGCCCTTCATCGTCTGGTTTTCGTCCGAAGGCGAGAAGGACAGCGCCACCTTCGCCGAAGAAACAGGCGAGTTCGTCGCCAATCTCGTCAGCCGCGATCTCGCTGAAAAAATGGTCCGCACGGCGGTCGATGCGCCGCGCGGCGTCACCGAATTCGACTATGCTGATCTCACCATGGCGCCTTCGCGTCTTGTTGCGCCGCCCCGTGTCGCGGCAGCGCCCGCGGCGCTTGAATGCCGGGTGACGGAAATCCTGCGGCCAAAGGCACTGGACGGGACGCTTACCAGCGCTGTCGTCGTTGCCGGCGAAGTCGTCGGCGTGCATATCGATGATGCATTTCTGAAAGACGGCATGTTCGATATCGTCAAGGCGGGCAATGTCGGCCGTCTCGGCTATATGGACTATGCCAGCGTCAGCGAGATATTTTCAATGAGCCGGCCTCGCTGGAGAAAAGATTAG
- a CDS encoding HpcH/HpaI aldolase/citrate lyase family protein — MRSLLFVPGDSEKKLEKAFGADADVVIVDLEDSVAPQNKALARDIAARFITEHRQQTRSAIYVRINDLSAGLTDDDLAALVPVKPHGIMLPKSNSGQDVQHLSAKLRVHEAESGLPDGAIKILPIITETAAGVLAAATYANASARLVGVTWGAEDLSAAIGARTARDENGRYTDVFRFARTMAILAAGAAEVAAIDTVFPHFRDMAGFAAECAEAERDGFTGKMAIHPAQVPAINAAFTPSAEAVKHALVIVEAFEAAGNPGVVGIDGKMYDRPHLTLAERLLARARAAGIPA; from the coding sequence ATGCGCTCGCTGCTGTTCGTTCCCGGCGATTCCGAAAAGAAGCTGGAAAAGGCGTTTGGCGCCGACGCCGACGTGGTCATCGTCGATCTCGAGGATTCGGTTGCGCCACAAAACAAGGCTTTGGCACGCGACATCGCCGCACGCTTCATCACCGAACACAGGCAACAAACCAGATCCGCAATCTATGTCCGCATCAATGATCTCTCGGCCGGCCTGACCGATGACGACCTGGCGGCACTCGTGCCGGTGAAACCCCACGGCATCATGCTGCCGAAGTCGAACAGCGGCCAGGATGTCCAGCATCTCTCGGCCAAGCTCAGGGTGCACGAGGCCGAAAGCGGGCTGCCGGATGGTGCGATAAAAATCCTGCCGATCATCACCGAAACAGCTGCCGGCGTGCTGGCGGCTGCGACCTACGCCAACGCAAGTGCGCGGCTTGTCGGCGTGACCTGGGGTGCGGAAGATCTATCGGCAGCAATCGGTGCGCGCACGGCCCGCGACGAGAACGGCCGCTACACCGATGTGTTCCGCTTCGCCCGCACCATGGCCATCCTCGCCGCGGGTGCTGCGGAAGTCGCGGCGATCGACACGGTTTTTCCGCACTTTCGCGACATGGCCGGCTTCGCGGCGGAATGCGCCGAGGCAGAGCGCGACGGCTTCACCGGCAAGATGGCGATCCATCCGGCGCAAGTGCCGGCCATCAACGCCGCCTTCACGCCGTCGGCCGAGGCGGTGAAACACGCCCTGGTGATCGTCGAGGCATTCGAGGCGGCTGGAAATCCCGGCGTCGTCGGCATCGATGGCAAGATGTACGACCGGCCGCATCTCACGCTGGCAGAGCGACTTCTGGCGCGAGCCAGAGCGGCAGGGATTCCGGCCTAA
- a CDS encoding MaoC family dehydratase, with protein sequence MAGLYLEEFVVGHVFRHTLRKTVTESDNMLFSVMTLNPQPLHIDFDFAAKSEWGKPLVNSLFTLGLMIGISVNDITVGTTIANLGMKETVFPHPVFHGDTIRVETTVVSVRDSRSKPDRGIVEFEHRAYNQNDVLVAKCTRQAMMMKKAA encoded by the coding sequence ATGGCTGGGCTTTATCTGGAAGAGTTCGTCGTCGGCCATGTCTTCCGGCACACGCTGCGGAAAACCGTCACTGAAAGCGACAACATGCTGTTTTCGGTAATGACGCTGAACCCGCAGCCGCTGCACATCGATTTCGACTTCGCCGCCAAAAGTGAATGGGGCAAGCCGCTGGTCAATTCGCTGTTCACGCTGGGCCTGATGATCGGCATTTCGGTGAACGACATCACCGTCGGCACCACAATCGCCAATCTCGGCATGAAGGAGACGGTGTTTCCGCATCCGGTCTTCCACGGCGACACGATCCGCGTCGAGACGACGGTGGTGTCGGTGCGCGACTCCAGGTCGAAGCCGGACCGCGGTATCGTCGAATTCGAGCACCGCGCCTATAATCAGAATGACGTGCTCGTTGCCAAATGCACGAGGCAGGCGATGATGATGAAGAAGGCGGCCTGA
- a CDS encoding DUF2336 domain-containing protein, with protein sequence MVVSHFLKWIYTARVSERAAAAGALARAYINADLPFEDRCAAEAALTLLLDDASSKVRLAIAEALSMSHHAPLQIISALASDQPEVASLVLARSPMLTDADLIDRVAGGQKATQKLIADRARVSMAVAAAIAEIGEPEACATLLANSGANIASLSFRRIAERHGHLPSVREALISDARLPADCRHMLLIKLGETLKGSPLVVALMGRARTERVMRDACVKASMTLIEGTRQEEHAALIEHLRLRGDLTASFIIRTIAHGKVDFFGSALVALSQQSEQRVRALLAGGHDVALQALFRSAGLAAVTHAIILRALKIWREVANGKRLAGVQEVSWLMLKELGGQSAEGDLAGLVKSIHLDALRENARGHALAIAAA encoded by the coding sequence ATGGTTGTTTCGCATTTCCTGAAATGGATCTACACGGCGAGGGTTTCGGAGCGCGCCGCTGCGGCAGGCGCTCTGGCTCGCGCCTACATCAATGCCGATCTGCCTTTCGAGGATCGCTGCGCGGCGGAGGCCGCGCTGACGCTGCTGCTCGACGATGCCTCGTCGAAAGTGCGGCTGGCGATTGCAGAAGCGCTGTCGATGAGCCATCACGCGCCGCTGCAGATCATCAGCGCGCTGGCGTCCGATCAACCGGAAGTTGCAAGCCTGGTGCTGGCACGTTCGCCGATGCTCACCGATGCCGATCTGATCGACCGCGTTGCCGGTGGCCAAAAGGCGACGCAGAAACTGATCGCGGATCGTGCGCGTGTCTCCATGGCGGTCGCAGCGGCGATCGCCGAAATCGGCGAGCCGGAAGCCTGCGCCACGCTTCTCGCCAACAGCGGCGCCAACATCGCTTCGCTCAGCTTCCGCCGTATCGCCGAACGCCATGGCCATCTGCCTTCGGTGCGCGAAGCGCTGATTTCCGATGCGCGCCTGCCGGCCGACTGCCGGCATATGCTGCTGATAAAACTTGGTGAAACGCTTAAAGGCTCGCCGCTGGTGGTGGCACTGATGGGCCGTGCCAGAACCGAGCGCGTCATGCGCGACGCCTGCGTCAAAGCTTCCATGACGCTGATCGAAGGCACGCGCCAGGAAGAACATGCGGCGCTCATCGAGCATCTGCGCCTGCGCGGCGACCTGACCGCAAGCTTCATCATTCGCACCATCGCGCATGGCAAGGTCGACTTCTTCGGCTCGGCGCTGGTTGCGCTCAGCCAGCAATCCGAACAACGAGTGAGGGCGTTGCTGGCCGGCGGGCATGACGTGGCGCTGCAGGCGCTGTTCCGCAGCGCCGGCCTTGCCGCGGTCACGCACGCCATCATCCTGCGAGCGCTAAAGATCTGGCGCGAGGTCGCCAACGGCAAGCGCCTCGCCGGCGTCCAGGAAGTCAGCTGGCTAATGTTGAAGGAATTGGGCGGGCAGTCGGCCGAAGGCGATCTCGCCGGATTGGTCAAATCGATCCACCTCGATGCGCTGCGCGAAAACGCGCGT